From Thermococcus sp.:
TCACAAACTCTTCCGGGAGTTCTGGAAGTTCTTCAAGGCGGTTTTCGTTTATTAGTTCCATTATCAGCCTGTCGTAATCCTCGCTCTCCTTAACCTTCCTGTAGGGGCCGTTCTCATCGTGCCCATGCCCGTGATCGGCGCTTATTATTAGGGCCACCTTCTCCCCTTCCTCCTCGAGGGTTCTCCCGAGGACTTCGCCGAACTCTATGAGGTCTGCCCTTTCAACGCCCCTTGACGGCGTTATCAGAACCAGGGGTTTTTTCTCGAGGAACTGCAACGGTATCAGTTCCCCCCAGCTCAGGGGCCAGCGTGAGTACTCACCTCTCAACGAGGCGAAGTTCAAATCAACTACCGGCATTCCAGCGTCTTTCTCGTTCCTGTAAATTTTTTCGGCCAGTTCTCTCCAGGTTTCCCATTCGCCGGGAAGTTCCTTCCCCTCAAAGCCGATCCAGGAAACTAGGTGCTCGG
This genomic window contains:
- a CDS encoding extradiol dioxygenase; the encoded protein is MLVGIGLMPHGNPVLEPPDGETKKLAEVLRDIGRAFADVDSYVLVSPHNVRMSDHLGIVMAEHLVSWIGFEGKELPGEWETWRELAEKIYRNEKDAGMPVVDLNFASLRGEYSRWPLSWGELIPLQFLEKKPLVLITPSRGVERADLIEFGEVLGRTLEEEGEKVALIISADHGHGHDENGPYRKVKESEDYDRLIMELINENRLEELPELPEEFVKKALVDSYWQMLMMLGAMRVGEFELKESAYACPTYFGMAGALWVRKS